From Woronichinia naegeliana WA131, the proteins below share one genomic window:
- a CDS encoding ISL3 family transposase has protein sequence MHPTTSMLFFLENLLNLPKVNIRNVIQEGKQAFLILSCQEEEVKCNYCGSLTDELHQTNNVLVRDLSISGQMVYLKVPRRKFYCKDCQRFFTENLEFMEARRKYTVRYEEYIYGRVNVSSVEQVGREESLSWDQVNGIYQRQCEAKKKDWQGVKHLGMDEIAKRKGHQNFVTVLGDIEKGELIEVIDSHQQDKIIEVLMEKELEVREGVEQVSVDMWGGFPKVIEKVFPNAVIVTDRFHVMRAVNEELNKIRKQTRLNVKIKGEKWLLLKNKEDLKEEELEKLELVLKQSARLRKAYEYKESFREIYEKVNEKEEGRLKFTEWLENAKSIYTDVISTIRRNLDSICNYFLSRTTNGAMEGINNRLKLIKRQAYGFMNFDNMRNRFLACFS, from the coding sequence ATGCACCCGACGACATCAATGTTATTTTTTCTGGAAAATCTTCTGAATTTACCAAAAGTAAACATAAGAAATGTTATTCAAGAAGGGAAACAGGCATTTTTAATACTGAGTTGTCAAGAGGAAGAAGTCAAATGTAATTATTGTGGTAGCTTAACAGATGAATTACATCAGACGAACAATGTACTGGTAAGGGATTTGTCTATATCTGGTCAAATGGTATACCTGAAAGTCCCTCGTCGTAAATTTTACTGTAAAGATTGTCAAAGGTTTTTTACAGAAAATCTAGAATTTATGGAAGCCCGTAGGAAATACACAGTGAGGTATGAAGAATATATTTATGGACGAGTAAATGTGAGCAGTGTGGAACAAGTAGGTAGAGAGGAATCTCTATCATGGGATCAAGTGAATGGAATTTACCAACGTCAATGTGAAGCTAAAAAAAAAGATTGGCAAGGAGTAAAACACCTCGGGATGGATGAAATAGCGAAACGAAAAGGTCATCAGAATTTTGTAACAGTGTTAGGAGATATAGAGAAAGGAGAATTAATAGAAGTGATAGATAGTCATCAACAAGATAAAATCATCGAAGTGCTGATGGAGAAAGAATTAGAGGTGAGGGAAGGAGTAGAACAAGTGAGTGTAGATATGTGGGGAGGATTTCCGAAGGTGATAGAAAAAGTATTTCCGAATGCAGTAATTGTAACGGATAGATTTCATGTAATGAGGGCGGTGAATGAAGAATTAAATAAAATCCGTAAACAGACAAGGTTGAATGTAAAAATTAAGGGAGAAAAATGGCTATTATTAAAAAATAAAGAAGACCTAAAAGAGGAGGAGTTAGAAAAATTAGAATTGGTGTTAAAGCAATCTGCTCGTCTGCGTAAGGCGTATGAGTATAAAGAGTCATTTAGAGAAATATATGAAAAAGTAAATGAGAAGGAAGAAGGGCGATTAAAATTTACAGAATGGTTAGAGAATGCTAAGAGCATTTATACAGATGTAATTAGCACAATTCGTAGGAATTTAGACTCTATTTGTAACTACTTTTTGAGTCGAACGACGAATGGGGCAATGGAAGGAATTAATAATCGTCTTAAACTAATCAAGCGTCAAGCTTATGGATTTATGAACTTTGATAATATGCGAAATCGTTTTTTAGCTTGCTTTTCATGA
- a CDS encoding DUF3782 domain-containing protein: MATTADDVWRLLAELTTAQKETDLQLKEVSQAQKETDRQQKETDRQLKELGKQTDRQLKELGKQIGGLGAKFGSFTEGLALPSMEKILRQRFGMETTSPSVRVSKGGQHIEIDVLAYANGELNTAYIVEVKSHAREDSITQLKSILQRFRAFFPEHKDKQLYGILAAVDMSPDLREKTLQEGFYVAHIHDEVFELDIPENFQPQRY; this comes from the coding sequence ATGGCAACCACCGCAGATGACGTATGGCGACTCCTCGCTGAATTAACGACTGCCCAAAAGGAAACTGATCTACAACTTAAGGAAGTTAGTCAGGCACAGAAGGAAACCGATCGCCAACAAAAGGAGACTGATCGCCAACTCAAGGAATTGGGTAAACAAACCGATCGCCAACTCAAGGAATTGGGTAAGCAAATTGGGGGACTCGGTGCAAAATTTGGTAGCTTTACGGAAGGTCTTGCTCTTCCCTCAATGGAGAAAATTCTCAGACAAAGGTTTGGCATGGAAACGACCAGTCCTAGTGTACGAGTTAGTAAAGGTGGACAACACATAGAAATTGATGTCCTTGCTTATGCTAATGGTGAGCTAAATACTGCCTATATTGTCGAGGTTAAAAGTCATGCTAGGGAAGATTCGATTACTCAATTAAAAAGTATTTTGCAACGTTTTCGTGCTTTTTTTCCTGAACACAAAGATAAACAACTCTATGGGATTTTGGCGGCTGTTGATATGTCTCCCGATTTACGAGAAAAAACGCTACAAGAGGGATTTTATGTTGCTCATATTCACGACGAAGTTTTTGAACTGGATATTCCTGAAAATTTTCAACCCCAACGTTATTAG
- a CDS encoding PIN domain-containing protein, protein MNERDQYHQQALNLADLYEQYLLVITDAVFLEIANALARNYKQEAIQVIEDLTSSENVEIVRLTPELFERAFDLYKKRQDKSWGLVDCLSFIIMQDKNINFALSFDQHFIQAGFQLPTSPNR, encoded by the coding sequence ATTAATGAAAGAGATCAATATCATCAACAAGCTTTAAACTTAGCTGATTTATATGAGCAGTATCTCTTGGTAATTACCGATGCTGTTTTTCTAGAAATTGCTAATGCCTTAGCTCGAAATTATAAACAAGAAGCAATACAGGTTATCGAAGACTTAACCTCATCAGAAAACGTTGAAATTGTAAGATTAACACCTGAACTTTTTGAACGTGCCTTCGACTTATACAAAAAACGTCAAGATAAAAGCTGGGGCTTAGTTGACTGTCTTTCATTTATTATTATGCAAGATAAAAACATAAATTTTGCACTCAGCTTTGATCAACACTTTATTCAAGCAGGTTTTCAACTTCCGACTTCTCCTAATAGATAA
- a CDS encoding phosphoribosylaminoimidazolesuccinocarboxamide synthase, translating into MEKLYEGKAKILYPTDDPGILLTIFKDDATAFNAQKRGQIQGKGEINCAISAALFQWLASLGIPTHYLDQPTANQMRVKAVKIVPLEVVVRNIAAGSLCKQTGLPEGKVLPFPLVEFYLKDDALGDPLLTRDRILVLEIATEPELQQLQALALTINQHLIAFFNRCHITLVDFKLEFGIDSQGELLLADEISPDTCRLWDQSQSDPQARVLDKDRFRRDLGQIESAYQTVQQRVLAELSSRLQT; encoded by the coding sequence ATGGAAAAATTGTACGAAGGTAAAGCCAAGATTCTCTATCCCACCGATGATCCAGGGATCCTGCTCACCATCTTTAAAGATGATGCCACCGCCTTCAATGCCCAAAAACGGGGACAAATTCAGGGCAAGGGAGAAATTAACTGTGCAATTTCGGCGGCCCTCTTTCAATGGTTAGCGTCTTTAGGCATTCCCACCCACTACCTAGATCAACCCACTGCCAACCAAATGCGGGTCAAAGCAGTCAAAATTGTTCCCTTAGAAGTAGTAGTACGAAATATTGCGGCGGGAAGTCTCTGTAAACAAACAGGATTACCAGAAGGCAAAGTGTTGCCCTTTCCCCTGGTGGAATTCTATTTAAAAGATGATGCTCTGGGGGATCCCCTGCTGACACGCGATCGCATTTTGGTGCTAGAAATTGCCACTGAGCCGGAATTACAACAACTTCAAGCCTTAGCCCTAACCATTAATCAACACTTAATAGCCTTCTTTAATCGCTGTCATATCACCCTAGTAGATTTTAAATTGGAATTTGGGATAGACTCTCAAGGTGAACTGCTATTAGCCGACGAAATTAGTCCAGATACTTGCCGATTGTGGGATCAGTCCCAAAGTGATCCGCAAGCCAGGGTTTTAGATAAAGATCGCTTTCGTCGAGACCTGGGACAAATCGAATCCGCTTATCAAACCGTGCAACAACGGGTACTAGCAGAGCTTTCCTCACGGCTCCAGACTTGA
- a CDS encoding glycosyltransferase family 4 protein yields the protein MSLEVAPSHPLLVNLSFLLAEATGISIYAANIFPYLKSLEPTLLTSHSYPHFNCYSIPPNLTPAQGRKGHFDRLGWTQFQLPKIYQTLQAELLFSPVPEAPLFSQCRSVVMLHDLIPLRFPKWTSPLMPYFHFYIPAVLRQAEHILCNSQATADDAINFLGIPARKITPILLGYDQQHFRPLELSSKVKTSSQPYFLYLGRHDPHKNVSRLITAFSQLASPQDYQLWLAGPRDRRYTPKLLAQARELGIEQQVKCLDYVPYHQLPILMNQALGMVFPSLWEGFGFPVLEGMACGTPVITSNLSSLPEVAGEAALLVNPYNVQELAQAMQQLCDDSDLRSQLRQRGLERAKTFSWQKTGQATVAVLRQLR from the coding sequence ATGTCCCTAGAGGTTGCTCCGTCTCATCCCTTATTAGTTAATCTTTCCTTTCTATTAGCAGAAGCCACTGGTATTAGTATCTATGCCGCCAATATTTTCCCCTATTTAAAATCTCTTGAGCCGACGCTATTAACGAGTCATTCCTATCCTCATTTTAACTGTTATTCTATCCCTCCTAACTTAACTCCTGCCCAGGGTAGAAAAGGTCATTTTGATCGTCTAGGCTGGACACAATTTCAGTTACCGAAAATCTATCAAACACTACAGGCAGAATTATTATTTTCCCCTGTTCCTGAAGCTCCTCTCTTTTCTCAATGCCGCTCGGTGGTGATGCTCCATGATCTGATTCCTTTGCGGTTTCCGAAATGGACTTCTCCACTTATGCCCTATTTTCACTTTTATATTCCGGCCGTTTTACGGCAAGCTGAACATATTCTCTGCAATTCCCAGGCAACGGCTGATGATGCTATTAATTTTTTAGGTATTCCTGCCCGTAAAATTACACCTATTTTATTAGGATATGATCAACAACATTTCCGCCCTTTGGAGCTTTCAAGCAAGGTAAAAACGTCTTCTCAGCCTTATTTTCTTTATCTGGGTCGTCATGATCCCCATAAAAATGTTTCTCGTTTAATTACGGCTTTTTCCCAGTTAGCTTCACCCCAGGATTATCAACTTTGGCTGGCTGGCCCTCGCGATCGCCGTTATACCCCCAAATTATTAGCTCAAGCGCGGGAGTTAGGCATTGAACAACAGGTAAAGTGCCTGGATTATGTTCCCTATCACCAATTACCGATATTAATGAATCAGGCTCTAGGAATGGTTTTTCCCTCTCTGTGGGAAGGTTTTGGCTTTCCTGTGTTAGAAGGGATGGCCTGTGGAACCCCAGTGATTACTTCTAATTTGTCTTCTTTACCCGAAGTTGCCGGAGAGGCGGCCTTATTAGTCAATCCCTACAATGTTCAAGAACTTGCCCAGGCGATGCAACAATTGTGTGATGATTCCGATCTGCGATCGCAGTTAAGACAACGGGGTTTAGAACGGGCCAAAACCTTTAGTTGGCAAAAGACCGGTCAAGCTACCGTAGCGGTTTTACGTCAGTTAAGATAG
- a CDS encoding MAE_28990/MAE_18760 family HEPN-like nuclease, translated as MNDWSNQLEQDLIWREKELASLKAYVISIDKNSVRYQALLRAMWLLLYAHYEGFCKFTWDLYLEELENLQIQRKKCKDEFVKLSLTDSFKRFRGDISDDNIWKFSSMDFHLLLEKELKFSVKLETDSNLWPNLLKDNSLKVGLDCQLIDIHRAKLRNLVGRRNEIAHGKKNIIKNIEEYQPYEQAALEVMHELAVLVVDCLDKRLYLKESS; from the coding sequence ATGAATGATTGGTCTAACCAACTAGAACAAGATTTAATATGGCGTGAGAAAGAATTGGCCTCTTTAAAAGCTTACGTTATCTCAATAGATAAAAATTCTGTGCGCTACCAAGCTTTACTTCGAGCAATGTGGCTGCTCTTATATGCTCATTATGAAGGTTTTTGTAAATTTACATGGGACTTATACTTGGAAGAATTAGAAAATTTACAAATCCAAAGAAAAAAGTGTAAAGATGAGTTTGTGAAGTTATCATTAACAGACTCATTTAAAAGGTTTAGAGGAGATATATCTGATGATAATATTTGGAAGTTTTCTTCTATGGATTTTCATCTTTTACTTGAAAAAGAACTTAAGTTTTCAGTTAAACTTGAAACTGATTCAAATTTATGGCCTAACTTATTAAAAGATAACTCTTTAAAAGTAGGTCTTGATTGTCAATTGATAGATATTCACCGTGCAAAACTGAGAAATTTAGTAGGTCGGCGTAATGAAATTGCTCATGGGAAGAAAAACATTATTAAAAATATAGAAGAATATCAGCCATACGAACAAGCTGCGTTAGAAGTTATGCACGAACTAGCTGTTTTAGTTGTTGATTGTCTAGACAAAAGGCTTTATTTAAAAGAATCTAGTTGA
- a CDS encoding TspO/MBR family protein, whose amino-acid sequence MLPSWLYIGGITFAIAFGLNRLSPRDLRWFNRLRRPAWLIFEWAIPWIWISIFICGAWSATVLWETAPHQSLTWAMLAGYLVLEVVIMAYTPVMCKLRSLRVGTAIGATGFFLGLGLAVWVFPVSAVAGGLLIPYLLWSPIGTYVTWAMIPLNLGEL is encoded by the coding sequence ATGCTGCCGTCTTGGCTTTATATTGGTGGGATTACCTTTGCGATCGCCTTTGGGCTAAACCGTCTTTCACCGAGGGATTTGCGCTGGTTTAACCGTTTGCGTCGTCCAGCCTGGTTAATCTTTGAGTGGGCCATTCCCTGGATTTGGATCAGTATTTTTATCTGTGGTGCCTGGTCTGCCACCGTTCTTTGGGAAACGGCTCCCCATCAATCCCTGACCTGGGCAATGTTAGCGGGCTATCTCGTCCTAGAAGTCGTGATTATGGCCTACACCCCCGTGATGTGTAAGTTGCGAAGTCTGCGGGTCGGAACGGCGATCGGTGCCACTGGCTTTTTTCTCGGCTTAGGATTAGCGGTTTGGGTATTTCCCGTTTCAGCAGTCGCGGGTGGTCTATTAATTCCCTATTTACTCTGGAGTCCCATCGGAACCTATGTTACCTGGGCTATGATTCCTTTAAATTTGGGAGAATTGTAG
- a CDS encoding ISKra4 family transposase — protein MKTLVGEVEISQKQARKLKVSPKIVLSPGLEKCCLRASAKTSYQQAEEDIEELMGIKVGHSSLHRLVERTELPLAQAQSESAGVSIDGGKICLRGEEKEGGQWRDYKLVSLHGNVCEAFFQDPEGLKNWSNVQPLSPIVTFLGDGHPAIWNAVESFATQSWLIRREVLDWYHLKENLFKVGGSLKRLEAVEHLLWRGFVNKAIDAFDGVKSKRAKNFQAYLTKHYQRIPDYQYYQQLGIVIGSGDVESKIKQVGARVKLSGARWHLHNVSRILRLRCAYLNHSPLLSVNVLS, from the coding sequence ATCAAAACCCTAGTCGGAGAAGTGGAAATAAGCCAAAAACAAGCCAGAAAACTAAAGGTGTCGCCAAAAATCGTCTTAAGTCCAGGTTTAGAGAAATGCTGTCTAAGAGCCAGTGCGAAAACATCCTACCAACAAGCAGAAGAAGATATAGAGGAGTTGATGGGGATAAAAGTAGGACATAGCAGTTTACATCGCTTGGTAGAACGGACAGAACTGCCCTTAGCTCAAGCTCAGTCAGAGAGTGCGGGGGTCAGTATAGATGGGGGAAAGATTTGTCTGCGGGGCGAGGAGAAGGAAGGGGGACAGTGGCGAGATTATAAACTGGTGAGTCTTCATGGCAATGTCTGTGAAGCCTTTTTCCAAGACCCAGAGGGCTTAAAGAATTGGAGCAATGTTCAACCTTTGTCCCCAATAGTGACCTTTTTGGGAGATGGTCATCCCGCAATCTGGAATGCGGTAGAGAGTTTCGCCACTCAATCGTGGCTGATACGACGAGAGGTGTTGGATTGGTATCATCTCAAGGAGAATCTGTTCAAAGTGGGTGGCTCTCTCAAACGGCTAGAAGCAGTGGAGCATTTACTGTGGCGGGGTTTTGTGAACAAGGCAATAGATGCGTTTGATGGAGTCAAAAGCAAGAGGGCAAAGAATTTTCAAGCCTATTTGACGAAGCATTATCAGCGTATCCCTGATTACCAATACTATCAACAGCTTGGTATTGTGATTGGTTCTGGTGATGTGGAGTCTAAGATTAAACAGGTGGGAGCTAGGGTTAAATTGTCGGGAGCACGTTGGCATCTTCATAATGTTTCTCGTATTCTTCGGCTACGATGTGCTTATCTCAATCACTCTCCTCTTTTGAGTGTCAATGTATTATCTTAA
- a CDS encoding IS1 family transposase, which translates to MSILKKSSMEILNDVGLCQEKEDALFKKNCPHCYSENVKIHSHYQTKGNGERKMFICQECSSCFAETYGSVIAGLETPLSEIVKVLKARMEGIGLNAAARVFGYAKTTILNWEKKLSGLQETLFLYALVNEFVKLVIEGDELYTKVRKNKEASASEGWTIVLMDRASRFIWHLKCGRKEQKLFLEAMMTVAELFERSAEFLQLFTDGEKRYSQLLFNICHEVLRTGKRGRPTKVLPKGLVVRLKNKSSKRRDSEGKLEKVETPKPEHPETTEKPEEKDVHANHVEAFNSAIRRYLAAFRRRTNTYAKSVVGLQRVLDIFWMVHNFVRSHFTTREVPAVALGIIEKGLTWEHPCQLKGMGSQIC; encoded by the coding sequence ATGTCAATATTAAAGAAAAGCTCTATGGAAATCCTGAATGATGTTGGCTTGTGCCAAGAGAAAGAGGATGCCTTATTCAAGAAAAACTGTCCTCATTGCTATAGTGAAAACGTAAAAATACATTCTCATTATCAAACGAAAGGTAACGGGGAACGTAAAATGTTCATTTGTCAAGAATGTAGTTCTTGTTTTGCTGAGACTTATGGTAGCGTAATCGCTGGCTTAGAAACCCCATTAAGTGAAATTGTAAAAGTATTAAAAGCCAGAATGGAAGGAATAGGATTGAATGCAGCAGCCCGAGTATTTGGCTACGCGAAAACAACAATATTGAATTGGGAAAAGAAATTATCAGGATTACAAGAGACATTATTTTTATACGCCTTAGTGAATGAATTTGTTAAATTAGTAATAGAAGGGGATGAACTATACACAAAAGTTAGAAAAAATAAAGAAGCAAGTGCCTCTGAGGGGTGGACAATCGTGCTCATGGACAGGGCTAGCCGCTTTATTTGGCATTTAAAATGTGGTCGAAAAGAGCAGAAATTATTTCTAGAAGCAATGATGACGGTAGCGGAATTATTTGAAAGGAGTGCAGAATTTCTCCAGTTATTTACAGATGGAGAAAAGCGATATAGTCAACTGCTATTTAATATTTGTCACGAAGTATTAAGGACTGGAAAGCGAGGTCGTCCCACCAAAGTATTACCGAAGGGTCTTGTAGTAAGACTAAAAAATAAGAGTAGTAAACGTCGAGATTCTGAGGGTAAACTAGAGAAAGTAGAAACTCCGAAACCAGAACATCCAGAGACAACAGAAAAACCAGAAGAAAAGGACGTCCATGCCAACCACGTTGAGGCATTTAATAGTGCTATCCGACGCTATTTAGCCGCCTTTCGTCGTCGTACAAATACTTATGCTAAATCTGTTGTGGGATTACAGCGAGTCCTAGATATTTTCTGGATGGTTCATAACTTTGTTCGCAGCCATTTTACTACTAGAGAAGTTCCTGCTGTAGCTCTCGGTATAATTGAAAAAGGGTTAACTTGGGAGCATCCGTGTCAACTTAAAGGAATGGGTTCCCAAATTTGTTGA
- the wecB gene encoding UDP-N-acetylglucosamine 2-epimerase (non-hydrolyzing), with protein MTSSRLSVCITLGTRPEAIKLAPVIQQFQKHPAFETQVILTGQHREMVEQVMELFHLTADEDLKIMQPKQTLTEITCRSLQGLEQLFKARSPQLVIVQGDTTTAFAATLAAFYQQIPVGHVEAGLRTDNIYNPYPEEANRRLISQLTQLHFAPTQLALENLGRSGVTGEVHLTGNTVIDALLTVASQEPACPIAGLEWDRYRVLLATVHRRENWGEPLKDIITSFERILAEFPDTALLLPLHRNPTVREPIQQRLGEHPKVFLTEPLDYGQLVGAIQRSYLLLTDSGGLQEEAPSLGKPVLVLRETTERPEAIAAGTAKLVGTEPDTVVNAARELLSSPTAYQQMANAINPFGDGKASDRIVKIVSHYFRI; from the coding sequence ATGACCTCTTCTCGTCTCTCTGTCTGTATTACCCTAGGGACACGTCCCGAAGCCATTAAGTTAGCCCCTGTTATCCAACAATTCCAGAAGCATCCCGCCTTTGAAACCCAAGTAATTTTGACAGGACAACATCGGGAAATGGTAGAGCAAGTGATGGAACTATTTCACTTAACGGCCGATGAAGACTTAAAAATTATGCAGCCGAAACAAACGCTAACCGAGATTACCTGTCGCAGTTTGCAGGGTTTAGAACAATTATTCAAAGCGCGATCGCCGCAACTGGTGATTGTACAGGGAGACACGACCACTGCCTTTGCCGCCACCCTCGCCGCCTTTTATCAGCAAATTCCCGTTGGTCATGTGGAAGCCGGACTAAGAACCGACAATATTTATAATCCCTATCCTGAAGAAGCTAATCGTCGCCTGATTTCTCAATTAACCCAATTACACTTCGCGCCTACTCAATTGGCCCTCGAAAACTTAGGACGTTCTGGAGTAACAGGAGAGGTTCATTTAACGGGCAATACGGTCATTGATGCCTTGTTAACGGTGGCTAGTCAAGAACCAGCTTGTCCCATTGCTGGACTAGAGTGGGATCGCTATCGAGTCCTATTGGCAACAGTTCACCGTCGAGAAAATTGGGGAGAGCCGTTAAAGGACATTATCACCAGTTTTGAGCGTATTTTAGCAGAATTTCCAGATACCGCCCTATTACTCCCCCTACATCGCAATCCTACGGTCAGAGAACCTATTCAGCAACGCTTAGGGGAACATCCCAAAGTCTTTTTAACTGAACCATTGGATTATGGTCAACTGGTCGGGGCTATTCAACGCTCCTATTTACTACTAACCGATTCCGGCGGACTGCAAGAAGAAGCTCCTAGTTTAGGCAAACCGGTGTTAGTGTTACGGGAAACGACTGAACGACCAGAGGCGATCGCAGCCGGAACAGCCAAGTTAGTGGGAACAGAGCCTGATACGGTAGTTAATGCAGCACGGGAATTATTGAGTAGTCCAACTGCCTATCAACAGATGGCCAATGCCATTAATCCCTTTGGAGACGGAAAGGCCAGCGATCGTATTGTCAAAATCGTCAGTCATTATTTTCGCATCTAG
- a CDS encoding FtsW/RodA/SpoVE family cell cycle protein, whose translation MSIKESIVRYLIPFYDPSVSSWSGEARLLRWFTLAWLLMGLIVLFSASYPEGVANYDDGLYIIKRQLLFTWLGLICFNFIVRSPLTNILKITPWMILVFLGLIFLTLLGLGTEVNGATRWIALGPFLLQPSEFMKPFLVLQSAYLFGNWPRLPWRVRLLWLAMFGLILGGILLQPNLSTTALCGMTIWLIALASGLPFIYLGTTSVLGVLTAVASVSFREYQRKRITSFMDPWADPMGNGYQLVQSLYAVGSGGLTGTGYGMSQQKLFYLPIQYTDFIFSVFAEEFGFIGGIGLLFFLLLYATLGLRVAMRCRHRVKRLVAIGVVIVLIGQSLLNIGVATGALPTTGLPFPLFSYGGSSSLASLILAALIIRVARESNEADVVSLNQSSKPSFSA comes from the coding sequence TTGTCTATTAAAGAGTCTATCGTTCGCTATCTTATCCCCTTTTATGATCCCAGTGTCTCTTCCTGGTCGGGAGAAGCTCGACTATTGCGCTGGTTTACCCTGGCTTGGCTATTAATGGGATTAATTGTTCTGTTTTCGGCTTCCTATCCTGAAGGGGTTGCGAACTATGACGATGGGCTTTATATCATCAAGCGTCAATTACTGTTTACCTGGCTAGGGTTGATCTGTTTTAACTTCATTGTGCGATCGCCCCTCACCAATATCCTAAAGATCACACCTTGGATGATCTTGGTTTTTCTGGGTTTAATCTTCTTGACCTTGCTGGGATTGGGGACTGAGGTTAATGGTGCTACTCGTTGGATTGCCCTGGGCCCTTTTCTGTTACAACCCTCTGAATTCATGAAGCCTTTTTTGGTACTTCAGAGTGCCTATCTGTTTGGCAATTGGCCACGATTACCTTGGCGAGTTCGTCTGCTTTGGCTGGCAATGTTTGGACTCATTTTAGGCGGTATTTTACTTCAGCCGAATCTAAGTACCACTGCCCTTTGTGGCATGACGATCTGGTTAATTGCCCTAGCCTCTGGCTTGCCCTTTATTTATCTGGGAACGACTTCCGTTCTAGGCGTTTTAACGGCTGTGGCCAGTGTTAGCTTTCGGGAATATCAACGTAAACGGATTACCTCTTTTATGGATCCCTGGGCCGATCCGATGGGCAATGGCTATCAATTAGTGCAAAGTCTCTATGCTGTTGGTTCTGGGGGATTAACGGGAACGGGCTATGGGATGTCCCAACAAAAGTTATTCTATCTTCCCATTCAATATACGGATTTTATTTTTTCTGTCTTTGCCGAGGAATTTGGGTTTATTGGCGGCATCGGCTTACTCTTCTTTTTACTGCTTTATGCCACCTTAGGACTACGGGTTGCCATGCGTTGTCGTCATCGGGTCAAACGATTGGTGGCGATCGGAGTAGTCATTGTTTTAATTGGTCAATCTCTCCTCAATATCGGCGTGGCAACTGGGGCCTTACCCACGACAGGTTTACCCTTTCCCCTATTTAGCTATGGAGGCAGTTCTAGTTTAGCCAGCTTAATTCTCGCGGCTTTAATTATTCGGGTCGCACGGGAGAGCAACGAGGCAGATGTGGTTTCTCTTAATCAATCTAGCAAGCCCTCTTTCTCCGCTTAG